The following are encoded together in the Sphaerodactylus townsendi isolate TG3544 linkage group LG14, MPM_Stown_v2.3, whole genome shotgun sequence genome:
- the CENPN gene encoding centromere protein N isoform X2: MDEIVAEYIRRTVLRIPRSEIGEMLTTWGFLTESQLKSINLHQMKENLSQEVVQLCKENGATIKHAANLDIIYNYAHRDKKNWTVYKMTREEGDENVIFDWVDFKNKFKTSLRLLLRNVTITFKKYEDNSMWIRVAWGLQFNKPNQYKPTYVVYHSQTPYVFICHSIFRSCRTLLFQALLAATSYSDIQEMDLKSRCLDSLKDIVLKRCNQKVETFNPRPLQERNSILENVDPRIIQEDKKKKETIWKINEEDFGNGPLPKLQHAQYKVGDWMTQDRE, from the exons ATGGATGAAATAGTAGCTGAATACATCAGGAGAACTGTATTACGAATCCCACGATCAGAAATAGGAGAAATGTTGACTACGTGGGGGTTTCTCACTGAAAGTCAGCTTAAGTCTATAAATTTACATCAGATGAAGGAGAATTTGTCCCAAGAAGTAGTTCAACTTTGTAAG GAAAACGGTGCAACCATCAAGCATGCTGCGAATCTAGACATCATTT ATAATTACGCACAtagagacaaaaaaaattggactGTTTACAAGATGACTAGAGAAGAAG gtgACGAAAATGTCATTTTTGACTGGGTAGAtttcaaaaacaaatttaaaaccagCCTTCGGTTACTTCTGAGAAAT GTCACTATCACCTTTAAGAAATATGAAGACAACTCAATGTGGATTCGAGttgcatgggggttacaatttaATAAACCAAACCAGTACAAGCCAACCTACGTCGTTTACCATTCACAGACTCCTTATGTCTTTATTTGCCACTCCATATTTAGAAGTTGCAGAACTCTGCTTTTTCAG GCCCTGTTGGCTGCTACCAGTTACAGTGACATCCAGGAAATGGACCTCAAAAGCCGTTGTTTAGACTCCCTTAAAGATATTGTCTTGAAGCGGTGTAACCAG AAGGTTGAAACTTTTAACCCACGACCTCTCCAGGAAAGGAACAGCATTTTGGAAAACG TGGATCCAAGGATTATTCaagaagataaaaagaaaaaggaaaccatTTGGAAAATTAATGAGGAGGACTTTGGAAATGGTCCCCTGCCAAAACTACAGCATGCGCAATACAAG GTAGGAGATTGGATGACTCAGGATCGTGAATGA